A genomic window from Tolypothrix sp. PCC 7910 includes:
- a CDS encoding anhydro-N-acetylmuramic acid kinase: protein MHSTEQTTVPTRVIGLISGTSVDGIDAALVEITGKDLDLKVELLAGETYPYPPNLREKILAVCAGEAISMAKLAEIDDAIALAFAQAAQNIQIGHQSATLIGSHGQTVYHRPPVDRGLGNGDLGLGTGGTRGQGNETEITNYQLPITHYPLPITQSKSLGYTLQVGRGALIAHLTGITTVSNFRVADIAIGGHGAPLVPRVDAYLLSHPQEARCVQNIGGIGNVAYLPPRRDDWLEKIRGWDTGPGNSLLDLAVQHLTNGAKTYDENGQWAASGNPCQPLVEKWLTQDYFHLPPPKSTGRELFGVAYLQQCLQDAETYQLSPADLLATLTELTAATIVESYRNFLPQLPDRILLCGGGSRNLYLKQRLQSLLPSIPVMTTDEVGLNADFKEAIAFAVLAYWRQLGIPGNLPSATGAPQEVLLGEISPAYNVSVSS, encoded by the coding sequence ATGCATTCCACTGAACAAACTACTGTACCTACTCGCGTTATTGGTCTAATCAGTGGCACGTCTGTAGACGGTATAGACGCTGCCTTGGTAGAGATTACTGGAAAGGATTTAGATCTCAAAGTTGAGTTATTAGCAGGAGAAACATATCCTTATCCTCCAAATCTCAGAGAGAAGATTTTAGCTGTTTGTGCTGGGGAAGCCATCTCAATGGCAAAATTGGCAGAAATAGATGATGCGATCGCCTTAGCCTTTGCTCAAGCTGCCCAAAATATTCAAATTGGTCATCAAAGCGCTACTTTAATCGGTTCTCATGGTCAAACAGTTTACCATCGGCCGCCCGTGGATCGGGGATTGGGTAATGGGGACTTGGGACTGGGGACTGGGGGGACAAGGGGACAAGGGAACGAGACAGAAATAACAAATTACCAATTACCCATTACCCATTACCCATTACCGATTACCCAATCCAAATCTCTAGGTTATACCTTGCAAGTTGGTCGTGGTGCGTTGATTGCTCATCTTACGGGAATTACCACTGTGAGTAACTTCCGTGTTGCGGATATTGCGATTGGGGGACATGGTGCGCCTCTGGTTCCTAGAGTTGACGCTTATTTACTCAGCCATCCCCAGGAAGCGCGTTGTGTTCAAAACATCGGTGGTATTGGTAATGTTGCTTATCTACCCCCTCGCCGTGATGATTGGCTGGAGAAAATTCGCGGCTGGGATACTGGCCCAGGAAATAGCCTGTTAGATTTGGCTGTGCAACATCTGACAAATGGTGCTAAAACATACGATGAAAATGGACAGTGGGCAGCAAGCGGTAATCCTTGTCAGCCTTTAGTAGAGAAATGGTTGACTCAAGATTACTTTCATTTACCACCCCCTAAATCTACGGGTAGAGAGTTATTTGGTGTTGCTTATTTGCAACAGTGTTTACAAGATGCTGAAACCTATCAACTTAGCCCAGCAGATTTACTAGCCACCCTCACAGAACTGACAGCTGCAACTATCGTAGAAAGTTACCGTAATTTTCTACCACAATTGCCCGATCGCATCCTATTATGTGGTGGTGGTAGTCGCAATCTTTATTTAAAACAGCGTTTACAGTCATTATTGCCATCTATACCAGTCATGACTACTGATGAAGTTGGTTTAAATGCAGATTTTAAAGAAGCGATCGCCTTCGCAGTTTTAGCCTATTGGCGACAGTTGGGTATTCCTGGTAACTTACCTAGCGCTACTGGCGCACCGCAGGAAGTTCTTTTAGGAGAAATTTCCCCTGCTTATAATGTTTCAGTTTCAAGTTAA
- a CDS encoding MFS transporter produces MKFPSRQLALESELFSWLPQINSQVGIFAIARFLSEVGTGFTMFYAPIFFVNQVGLSATSVGIALASASVLGIVGKIIGGSLADSPNWGRRRTLLLAAAISIIGSLVLAATNNFATLVIGRLICGLGMGFYWPASEAIVADASEVGNRRETFALTRVADHLGLAIGSVLAGFWVATTGFYRGLFVIDAISFMVFLIIVYGAINESYQPQLDEYPKKQHFASWMTALRDRRLLIYVAVNIIFTTYLSQINSTLPIYFKNFVNVGGDTPGFAATTISTLFSGYLALAIICQFPIAAALKNYSHTLALTISAILWAIGFSFIWVTTITPSHHLLWVTLALAVFALAMTSYTPFAASLVTDLAPESQRGVYFSINALCWAMGNFMGSLLGGWALDQSRIIVNNYWLCFALSFLITVGILQYLNRILVRD; encoded by the coding sequence ATGAAATTCCCATCCAGACAACTAGCGCTTGAATCGGAGTTATTCTCGTGGTTACCCCAAATTAATTCCCAAGTAGGGATTTTTGCGATCGCTAGGTTCCTATCGGAAGTAGGGACTGGCTTTACCATGTTTTACGCCCCCATATTTTTCGTCAATCAAGTTGGCTTATCTGCAACCTCTGTTGGTATTGCCTTGGCTAGCGCTTCAGTTTTGGGTATTGTGGGAAAAATTATTGGGGGTTCTCTAGCCGATTCTCCCAATTGGGGCCGTCGTCGCACCTTGTTGCTAGCAGCAGCAATTTCAATAATTGGTTCTCTGGTGTTAGCTGCAACCAACAACTTTGCCACCTTGGTGATTGGGAGACTAATTTGTGGTTTAGGGATGGGTTTCTATTGGCCTGCGAGTGAAGCGATTGTGGCTGATGCCAGTGAAGTTGGCAATCGCCGCGAAACCTTTGCCCTCACCAGAGTGGCAGATCATCTGGGGTTGGCGATTGGTAGCGTGCTAGCAGGATTTTGGGTGGCGACGACTGGCTTTTATCGGGGGCTATTTGTCATTGATGCCATTTCTTTTATGGTGTTTTTGATAATTGTCTATGGAGCAATCAATGAAAGTTATCAACCCCAGCTGGATGAGTATCCCAAAAAGCAACATTTTGCTTCTTGGATGACAGCATTACGCGATCGCCGTCTCCTGATCTACGTGGCTGTCAACATTATTTTCACTACCTACCTGTCTCAGATAAATAGCACCCTGCCGATTTACTTTAAAAACTTTGTCAATGTAGGTGGCGATACTCCAGGATTTGCGGCAACCACGATCAGCACGCTATTTTCTGGGTATCTAGCCTTGGCTATCATCTGCCAATTCCCTATTGCAGCTGCCTTAAAGAACTACTCTCATACCTTGGCGCTAACAATTTCAGCTATTCTCTGGGCAATAGGCTTTAGCTTCATTTGGGTAACTACTATTACCCCATCTCATCATCTGCTTTGGGTAACTTTAGCCCTAGCAGTATTTGCCCTAGCTATGACTTCTTATACCCCTTTTGCCGCCTCTCTAGTGACCGATTTAGCCCCTGAATCGCAACGAGGGGTGTATTTCTCTATCAACGCCCTTTGCTGGGCTATGGGCAATTTTATGGGTTCTCTGCTTGGTGGGTGGGCACTCGATCAATCAAGAATTATCGTCAATAATTACTGGCTCTGTTTTGCTTTGAGCTTCTTGATCACAGTAGGAATTTTGCAGTATCTCAATCGGATTTTGGTTAGGGATTAG
- a CDS encoding PstS family phosphate ABC transporter substrate-binding protein, which yields MNFKLNSLTVLGVTSLVAATFGLTMSAVQSQSVNTIKVDGSSTVFPITEAAAEDFQKTQGGRVRVTVGVSGTGGGFKKFCRGETDISNASRPILQKEISDCKANGVRYVELPIAYDALTVVVNPQNNWAKSLTVAELKKIWEPGAQGKVNNWSQVRSGFPNAPLKLFGPGTNSGTFDYFTEAVVGKAKSSRGDFTASEDDNVLVQGISRDKNALGYFGYAYYAENSKRLKAVAVNGVSPSEATVKNGSYTPLSRPLFIYVSSKSIDKPEVKQFVKFYLQNAAKFSKEVRYVALPNSAYTTAQSHFNKKRFGSVFGGQEAVGLKIDELMRRDAKE from the coding sequence ATGAACTTTAAGCTTAACAGCTTGACGGTATTAGGTGTAACGTCATTGGTAGCTGCTACTTTTGGGTTAACAATGTCTGCGGTTCAGTCCCAAAGTGTTAACACAATAAAAGTAGATGGTTCTAGTACTGTATTTCCGATTACGGAAGCAGCAGCGGAAGATTTTCAAAAAACTCAAGGCGGTAGAGTAAGAGTTACCGTAGGTGTTTCTGGTACTGGCGGCGGCTTTAAAAAGTTCTGTCGCGGTGAAACAGATATTTCCAATGCTTCCCGTCCGATTCTGCAAAAAGAAATCAGCGATTGTAAAGCTAATGGTGTTCGTTATGTAGAATTACCAATAGCTTATGATGCTTTAACAGTTGTAGTTAATCCACAAAATAACTGGGCAAAAAGTCTTACAGTAGCTGAACTCAAGAAAATTTGGGAACCAGGGGCGCAAGGTAAAGTAAATAACTGGAGTCAAGTCCGTTCTGGCTTCCCCAATGCACCACTGAAGTTATTTGGCCCTGGTACTAATTCTGGAACCTTTGACTATTTTACCGAAGCTGTGGTTGGTAAAGCTAAATCTAGCCGGGGTGATTTTACCGCTAGTGAAGATGATAACGTTTTGGTACAGGGTATTTCCCGTGATAAAAACGCTTTGGGCTACTTTGGTTATGCTTATTATGCAGAAAATAGCAAAAGGCTGAAAGCTGTAGCAGTGAATGGGGTATCACCATCAGAAGCTACTGTCAAAAATGGCAGTTATACTCCTCTATCTAGACCACTGTTTATTTATGTCAGTTCAAAATCAATTGATAAACCAGAAGTCAAGCAGTTTGTCAAATTTTACTTGCAAAATGCTGCTAAATTCTCCAAAGAAGTTAGATATGTAGCTCTACCAAATTCAGCTTACACTACAGCTCAAAGCCACTTCAACAAGAAGAGATTTGGCAGTGTATTTGGTGGTCAAGAAGCAGTTGGTTTGAAGATTGACGAACTAATGCGTCGTGACGCTAAAGAATAA
- a CDS encoding HAMP domain-containing sensor histidine kinase, with amino-acid sequence MILTGQHTDIGNKSISSQLPQQLGILQLLTNLTNQRITHLPDLLEVIAKEACNIVDIAQFCLIALYNAQSQQLELTTSTGISTENLHILKLNNSLDIGTKLWGEQQESISCTQPFNTKSGLLAQVFATGVPQIYQASQKHKDCMIDGFSSCPFFPCAPVLSSVTPASIYAVPIKSAQAGKLGVLAIGNWENPQAFNAAAQHLLDAIAEVAAIAINNTIMLQILEEREERLARQNEILLAQNHELEKIRQQIQLRNQQLVETGELKSQFLAITSHELRTPLNVILGLSQVLLRQRNSTLSELQTEMIQRIFNNGNHLLSIIDDMLYFAHAEAGNLSFHTEEFNLETLVLTTLAEHSYLAEEKSLNLQVEINLNCPLIVNDSDRLRQIVVKLLLNAIKFTATGSIKVKVWEIATDKIAIALEDTGIGIAPADIEYIFERFRQVDQSNTRLYEGMGLGLAITKSLVQMMQGSISVTSTVGEGSTFRIELPRYFKN; translated from the coding sequence ATGATTTTAACTGGACAGCACACCGATATAGGGAATAAATCCATCTCTTCCCAGCTACCTCAACAACTGGGGATACTCCAACTGCTAACCAATCTCACAAATCAGCGAATTACACATTTACCTGATCTTTTAGAGGTAATAGCTAAGGAAGCGTGTAATATTGTTGATATTGCTCAGTTTTGTTTGATAGCGTTATATAATGCCCAATCGCAACAATTAGAATTAACTACCTCAACGGGCATTAGCACAGAAAATTTACATATCCTCAAACTCAACAACTCTTTAGATATAGGGACTAAGTTGTGGGGTGAGCAACAAGAATCAATCTCCTGTACTCAGCCTTTTAATACTAAGTCAGGGTTATTAGCTCAAGTATTTGCTACTGGTGTACCCCAGATATATCAAGCAAGTCAGAAGCACAAAGACTGTATGATTGATGGCTTTTCCTCATGTCCATTTTTTCCCTGCGCCCCGGTTTTATCATCTGTAACACCAGCATCCATATATGCTGTACCAATTAAGTCAGCACAAGCTGGCAAATTGGGAGTGCTAGCTATTGGTAATTGGGAAAATCCTCAGGCATTTAATGCTGCAGCACAACACCTCTTAGATGCAATAGCTGAGGTAGCAGCGATCGCAATCAATAATACGATCATGCTCCAAATCTTAGAAGAAAGAGAAGAACGTTTAGCCAGACAAAACGAGATTCTCCTAGCGCAAAACCACGAACTCGAAAAAATTCGGCAGCAAATTCAGCTAAGAAACCAACAACTCGTAGAAACTGGCGAGTTAAAGTCCCAATTTTTAGCTATCACTTCCCATGAACTCCGCACACCTCTTAATGTGATTTTGGGATTATCACAAGTGTTGTTGCGTCAGCGTAACTCTACCTTGTCTGAGTTACAAACGGAGATGATCCAACGCATTTTCAATAATGGTAACCATCTGTTGTCTATTATTGACGATATGCTTTACTTTGCTCATGCGGAAGCTGGCAATCTCTCCTTTCATACAGAAGAATTTAATTTAGAGACTTTGGTGTTGACTACCCTAGCTGAACACAGTTATCTAGCCGAGGAAAAGTCATTAAATCTGCAAGTAGAGATTAATCTAAATTGTCCCTTAATTGTCAACGACAGCGATCGCCTCAGACAAATTGTAGTTAAGCTGTTGTTAAACGCCATTAAATTTACCGCCACAGGTAGCATCAAAGTTAAAGTTTGGGAAATCGCTACTGATAAAATTGCAATCGCACTGGAAGATACAGGTATTGGGATCGCGCCTGCTGACATTGAGTATATTTTTGAGCGTTTCCGACAAGTCGATCAAAGTAATACCCGCCTCTATGAAGGTATGGGTTTAGGCTTAGCCATCACCAAATCATTAGTACAAATGATGCAAGGTAGCATCAGCGTCACCAGCACCGTTGGCGAAGGTTCCACATTCCGCATTGAATTACCGAGATATTTTAAAAACTAG
- the rsmH gene encoding 16S rRNA (cytosine(1402)-N(4))-methyltransferase RsmH, with the protein MNLDSQTPQDAEERMFSHISVLSREIIEGLAVRPGGHYLDATLGGGGHSRLILETAENVQLTAIDQDADALAAAQKYLNEYQDRVNFIRSNFAAYNFTQNTFDGIIADLGVSSYHLDTPERGFSFRHPASLDMRMDQRQSLTAADVINDWDEAELADIFFKYGEERLSRRIARRIIERRPLHTTVELADAIASCVPAKYRYGRIHPATRVFQALRIVVNDELKSLETFLDKAPTALVPGGRIAIISFHSLEDRLVKHSLRNSPLLRVLTKKPITAQEDELNQNPRSRSAKLRIAERKE; encoded by the coding sequence ATGAACCTAGATTCACAGACACCGCAAGATGCAGAAGAACGGATGTTTTCACATATTTCCGTATTAAGCCGGGAAATCATTGAGGGTTTGGCGGTGCGTCCTGGTGGTCATTATTTAGATGCAACACTAGGCGGCGGTGGTCATAGCCGCTTAATTTTAGAAACTGCTGAGAACGTACAATTAACAGCAATCGATCAAGATGCGGATGCTTTAGCTGCAGCACAGAAGTATTTAAATGAATATCAAGACCGTGTTAACTTTATCCGCAGCAACTTTGCAGCTTATAATTTTACACAAAATACCTTTGATGGTATAATAGCTGACTTAGGCGTTAGCTCTTACCATTTAGATACACCAGAGCGCGGTTTTAGCTTTCGTCACCCTGCTAGCTTAGATATGCGAATGGATCAACGACAGTCATTAACTGCGGCAGATGTAATTAATGATTGGGATGAAGCAGAACTAGCAGATATTTTCTTTAAATACGGTGAGGAAAGATTATCGCGGCGCATTGCCAGACGCATTATCGAAAGGCGACCGTTGCATACTACTGTGGAATTAGCAGATGCGATCGCCTCTTGTGTTCCTGCTAAATATCGTTATGGCAGAATTCACCCAGCTACCCGTGTTTTTCAAGCGCTGCGAATTGTCGTCAACGACGAACTAAAATCCCTAGAAACCTTCTTAGATAAAGCACCAACCGCCCTTGTCCCTGGTGGAAGGATTGCAATCATCAGTTTTCACAGTTTAGAAGACCGTCTGGTGAAGCATAGTTTACGTAATTCACCATTATTGCGAGTTTTGACCAAAAAGCCCATCACAGCCCAAGAAGACGAACTCAATCAAAATCCGCGATCGCGTTCAGCTAAATTGAGAATAGCAGAGCGGAAGGAGTGA
- a CDS encoding CPP1-like family protein, with protein sequence MSDQNPYDKLGVSEDASFDEIQDARNRLLEQYSGDAKRLEVIEVAYDAILMERLRMRQEGKIKVPERIRFPEARVQSLPKESPTPREQSPAWLQRMLDQPTKADVLLPGAWYAGLSAASVFYPAAGDQVLQLVLVVGVGISIYFLNRKEGKFGRAVLFTLVGLIIGLIVGGLVANWLLPQVPFISLMPNQFSTVLTFILLWLVSSFLR encoded by the coding sequence ATGAGCGATCAAAATCCCTACGACAAACTTGGGGTATCAGAAGATGCTAGCTTCGACGAAATTCAGGATGCTCGCAATCGCCTATTGGAGCAATACAGTGGCGATGCCAAGCGTCTAGAAGTAATTGAAGTTGCTTACGACGCGATTTTAATGGAGCGCTTACGGATGCGCCAGGAAGGTAAAATTAAAGTTCCTGAGCGAATTCGGTTTCCTGAAGCTCGAGTGCAATCGCTTCCCAAAGAAAGCCCTACTCCCCGTGAACAGTCGCCAGCGTGGCTGCAACGTATGCTGGATCAGCCAACAAAAGCTGATGTGCTATTACCTGGAGCTTGGTATGCGGGTTTGAGTGCCGCCAGCGTATTCTACCCAGCAGCAGGCGATCAGGTTTTGCAGCTAGTTTTAGTGGTTGGGGTGGGAATTAGCATTTACTTTCTCAATCGTAAAGAAGGTAAGTTTGGTCGAGCAGTTTTATTTACGCTAGTTGGGCTAATTATTGGTTTAATCGTTGGGGGGCTAGTTGCTAACTGGCTTTTACCCCAAGTACCATTCATTAGTCTCATGCCGAATCAGTTTTCTACGGTATTAACCTTTATCTTGTTATGGTTGGTTAGCAGCTTTTTACGTTAA
- a CDS encoding DUF2811 domain-containing protein has translation MNATVNIFTEIPEALHESLKTYLETHPDWDQNRVLTAALSLFLLQNGDSDRRAARVYLETLFHHS, from the coding sequence ATGAACGCAACAGTTAACATTTTTACAGAAATCCCAGAAGCACTTCACGAATCCCTAAAAACCTACTTAGAAACACATCCTGATTGGGATCAAAACCGAGTATTAACGGCCGCGCTGTCACTGTTTTTACTTCAAAATGGAGATAGCGATCGCCGTGCTGCTCGTGTTTATCTAGAAACCTTGTTTCATCACAGCTAA
- a CDS encoding NYN domain-containing protein codes for MEPVLLSSLENEWIEDSNGHTQIPLAEAQDLSLQENLSTEKITESGGLTLAQELLQTLLSSEFLESAAFTQFIHSIQPKIQIQPQLDIGISLLLLDAENLKIDIAAEEFLSSICNYPLQVKIAFANWKTPSNGKQDTELYERGYQLFHVPGGKDGADAKMIAVGASLLSYYPTVKEIFVCSGDGILTHLCNELQNQGLTVYWVRRKSQTLHIENKNTGKFIFYSLAQATAIPSLEGVLDKIQDLITDEQESINSRLRNLTAIANLFQERCELDSNSNPQNLEDKSTPSNDREDLAAQANTAEVKEIGSKEDLERLLGEIISNMQAKSPKTKLTVSKLGTELQKISGQSPNAIVKKLKLSTNFTKFLQSSPQFSLKPSGREYEVMKSDVEIG; via the coding sequence ATGGAGCCTGTATTGCTCAGTTCCTTAGAAAACGAGTGGATTGAGGATAGCAACGGACATACTCAAATACCTTTAGCTGAAGCACAAGATCTTTCTTTGCAAGAAAACTTGTCAACAGAAAAAATTACCGAATCTGGTGGTTTAACTTTAGCTCAAGAACTCTTGCAAACTCTATTATCATCGGAATTTTTAGAATCTGCTGCATTTACCCAATTTATCCACAGCATCCAACCAAAAATTCAAATTCAACCGCAGCTAGATATAGGAATTTCTCTTTTACTTTTGGATGCAGAAAACTTAAAAATAGATATTGCTGCAGAAGAGTTTTTATCTAGTATCTGCAATTATCCGCTACAAGTAAAAATTGCATTTGCTAATTGGAAGACTCCCAGTAATGGTAAACAAGATACAGAACTATATGAACGTGGCTATCAACTTTTTCATGTGCCAGGTGGTAAAGACGGCGCTGATGCGAAAATGATTGCTGTTGGTGCTAGCTTATTAAGCTATTATCCCACAGTTAAAGAAATATTTGTTTGTTCAGGAGATGGCATTTTAACCCACCTATGCAATGAACTACAAAACCAAGGTTTAACAGTATATTGGGTGCGGAGAAAATCTCAAACTTTACATATAGAAAATAAAAATACTGGAAAATTTATTTTTTATTCTCTTGCACAAGCAACCGCAATTCCCTCCTTAGAAGGGGTGCTGGATAAAATCCAGGATTTAATTACAGATGAACAGGAATCTATTAATTCAAGACTGAGAAATTTGACTGCGATCGCTAATCTATTTCAAGAGCGTTGCGAACTAGATTCTAACAGTAATCCGCAAAACTTAGAAGACAAATCCACGCCATCTAATGATAGAGAGGATTTAGCAGCACAGGCGAATACAGCAGAAGTTAAGGAAATTGGCTCAAAAGAAGACTTGGAAAGATTACTAGGAGAAATTATTAGTAATATGCAAGCCAAGTCTCCTAAAACAAAATTGACTGTATCTAAACTAGGCACAGAGTTACAGAAAATATCTGGACAATCTCCTAATGCTATTGTCAAGAAGTTAAAGTTAAGCACTAATTTTACTAAATTTTTGCAATCATCTCCCCAATTTAGTTTAAAGCCCAGTGGTAGGGAGTATGAAGTAATGAAGTCGGATGTGGAGATTGGGTAA
- a CDS encoding phosphate ABC transporter ATP-binding protein, protein MSKLVPAIKVSNFSFYYENKKILEDISLDFYQDKVTAIIGPSGCGKSTFLKSLNRMSELEGDIKVEGRVEFFGQNIYERRVNLNRVRRQISMVLPKPNLFPMSVYDNVAYGVKLVGWYPKSELDAIIESAIKAADLWDEVKNKLHKSALELSGGQQQRLCIARALAVKPRVILMDEPCFGLDPIASGKIEELIQSLRAELTIVIVSHNMRQVTRVSDFTAFFQNNENRVCSVVEFGPTTKIFTNPSDHRTREYVLPRMN, encoded by the coding sequence ATGAGTAAATTAGTGCCAGCTATAAAAGTCAGCAATTTTAGCTTTTATTACGAAAATAAGAAGATACTTGAAGATATATCATTAGATTTTTACCAAGACAAAGTTACTGCCATTATTGGCCCTAGTGGTTGTGGTAAATCTACTTTTCTAAAATCACTCAATCGCATGAGTGAATTAGAAGGAGACATAAAAGTTGAAGGGAGAGTAGAATTTTTTGGTCAAAATATCTATGAGCGGCGCGTGAATTTAAATCGGGTGCGTCGCCAAATTAGTATGGTTTTACCTAAACCAAATCTCTTTCCCATGAGCGTTTATGATAATGTCGCCTATGGGGTTAAACTCGTCGGCTGGTATCCGAAATCAGAATTAGACGCAATTATCGAATCTGCCATTAAAGCTGCTGACCTCTGGGATGAAGTGAAAAATAAGCTGCATAAATCTGCTTTGGAACTTTCTGGAGGTCAACAACAACGGCTCTGTATTGCTCGTGCTTTAGCCGTCAAGCCCAGAGTTATTTTAATGGATGAGCCTTGTTTTGGACTAGACCCCATTGCCAGCGGCAAAATTGAGGAGTTGATCCAAAGTTTACGCGCTGAGTTAACTATCGTTATTGTGAGTCATAATATGCGGCAGGTAACTCGTGTATCAGATTTTACGGCTTTTTTCCAAAACAATGAAAATCGGGTTTGCAGCGTGGTTGAATTTGGCCCCACTACAAAAATTTTTACTAATCCTTCAGATCACCGTACCCGCGAATATGTTTTACCACGGATGAATTAA
- a CDS encoding response regulator transcription factor produces the protein MAPAKILVVDDDPAVRNLIQRFLIKQSYQVEAAEDGKTALALFEQFNPDLVILDVNLPDVIGFNLCQEMQSRNGVFVLMLTSRADEADKIRGFAKGADDYLTKPFGLGELEVRVAAILRRQRVVTTAEQKRLVFEKLMIDPVRREVALNNQPVPLTALEFDLLHFLASHPGRVWRRAELIQEVWDYEYVGDQRVVDVHIGQIRKKIEIDASQPALIQTVRGVGYKFECPTHSPQLEVSS, from the coding sequence ATGGCTCCTGCCAAGATTCTTGTAGTTGATGACGACCCAGCGGTTCGGAATTTAATCCAACGCTTTTTAATTAAGCAGAGTTATCAAGTAGAAGCTGCTGAGGATGGTAAAACAGCCTTAGCGCTATTTGAGCAATTTAACCCTGATTTGGTGATTTTAGATGTAAATTTACCAGATGTAATTGGGTTTAACCTCTGCCAAGAGATGCAAAGTCGCAATGGTGTTTTTGTACTCATGCTAACTAGCCGCGCAGACGAAGCTGATAAGATTCGCGGCTTTGCTAAAGGTGCTGATGACTATCTCACTAAACCCTTTGGGTTAGGAGAGTTAGAAGTCAGAGTAGCAGCTATTTTGCGACGGCAACGAGTGGTAACTACAGCTGAACAAAAACGCCTCGTTTTTGAAAAGTTGATGATCGACCCAGTACGGCGCGAAGTGGCGCTGAACAACCAACCAGTACCTTTAACCGCTTTGGAATTTGACTTGTTACATTTCTTAGCTAGTCATCCTGGTAGAGTTTGGCGGCGAGCAGAACTCATTCAAGAGGTCTGGGATTATGAATATGTAGGCGACCAGCGGGTTGTAGATGTACATATTGGTCAAATTCGCAAAAAAATCGAAATTGATGCTAGCCAGCCGGCATTAATTCAGACAGTACGTGGTGTGGGATATAAATTTGAATGTCCTACTCACTCGCCGCAATTGGAAGTTAGTTCCTAA
- a CDS encoding HAD family hydrolase: MLRLITDFDGPIVDVSERYYRVYQFCLEKTQRSDQSVRELSKAEFWQMKRSRVPEKQIAINSGLDEAQALEFAQLRRQTVHTEHYFQYDTLVPGAVEALLKIQAAGVDLAVMTMRRVWELDYAFQKFQLGRFFPENRCYCLANDYVKTRDIEDKPLLMARAIEELPAVADSWMVGDTEADITAAKKHNMKAIAVESGIRDRAQLELYHPEFILPNLSAAVDFILETRLKNQRSLSIG; encoded by the coding sequence ATGCTAAGACTAATTACTGACTTCGACGGCCCTATTGTTGATGTCTCTGAACGATACTACCGTGTTTATCAATTTTGCTTAGAGAAAACCCAACGTTCCGATCAATCTGTACGAGAACTTTCTAAGGCTGAATTTTGGCAGATGAAGCGATCGCGAGTTCCAGAAAAACAAATTGCGATCAACTCTGGATTGGATGAAGCGCAGGCATTAGAATTTGCACAATTGCGGCGGCAAACAGTACATACTGAGCATTACTTTCAATACGATACTTTAGTCCCTGGTGCAGTGGAAGCGCTGTTGAAAATTCAAGCTGCTGGAGTCGATTTGGCGGTAATGACAATGCGCCGAGTCTGGGAACTAGACTATGCTTTCCAAAAATTCCAGCTAGGTAGATTTTTCCCCGAGAATCGCTGTTATTGCTTAGCTAACGATTATGTGAAAACCCGTGATATTGAAGATAAGCCTTTATTGATGGCACGGGCAATAGAGGAACTACCTGCTGTTGCTGATAGCTGGATGGTGGGAGACACAGAAGCTGATATTACGGCGGCGAAAAAACATAATATGAAGGCGATCGCTGTGGAGTCTGGTATCCGCGATCGCGCTCAATTAGAACTTTACCACCCTGAATTTATTTTGCCGAATTTAAGTGCAGCTGTTGATTTCATTTTAGAAACTAGACTTAAAAATCAGCGATCGCTTTCTATCGGCTAG